The genomic window TCTGTGCTACCTTCAGGCATCTGTGTCACTAATGTCTAATGATCTGGTTCTAATCTTCCAGAAAGTAGAGATCAAAATCAATTGCATAAGAACAGAATGGAGAACCCTAGTTTGGCATTGGTTCAGAAGACCACTAACTCAATATGAACCAGGAAtggatactgaaaaaaaaaaaacctaatggaATTGGAGCTCTTTGTATGATGATCTATTTGCTACCATACCCAAACTTATACTTAACCAACTTTTGAGAGAATTGTAGGACAAGATTGAGCATGGTCTATTTTGTGGTTGGGAGCCTTatgtttctgacttttttttctcctgtaaagACCTGTAAATGTCCTATGCAAGTCCCATGTTTCCTGGAAGCCCAGAAATCTGTCACTGATAGCAGCGCTGAGGAATGACTTGGGAAAAAATTAAACCATGCCCAAATAGTGTCATTAATAAATCCATATCACGCTGGAGGATGTTCTTTAAATAGTATGCTATGGAACTCTGAACTCATCCTGCCTTATTCAACTTTTGTATGAATAACTAGAAAGCACAAAAAAGgcatatttatcaaatatatggATGACACCAAACTGGGATTATATTTCATGTAACTAATAGAATCAGAATATAAAAGGTTTTGATGAGCTGCAACAATTGGCCgaaattgataataataataagtggCAGTAGTAGTAAACCTCAGTATTTTCAAAGATCTACAAATTCCTTGGTACGGATACTCCAACAACCACTACAGATCACAACTGCTCCTATACCTTAGTAGATGGTCTTTGTGGGTTGTTATAGTTGGAAAAAACAATAACAGCTCCTTAATTGGTGACCAACTTGGCACTGAACCTCCTTAGTAGCAAGACTGATCTTCAATGTGAcccttgcttgaaatattttcaacATGGTAGGCCTTGCCAGAACTTGTGAAACCCAGGCATTAGCTTTCTAGAACTTAGGGCCACCTCCAAGATGAGGGAGAGTAACAGAATTTTGATGGATTAACAAGGTCAATACAGCCTCAAAAACAGAGTTAATACAACCTCAATGTCTCTATCAGCAGAACCTAAAGACTGGCAGGTATCACCACCAAAGTGAATAAGTCTTTGAGTATGGGCCAGGTGAAAGACTGTCTGTTGTCCAAGGTGAGTCTAACCTAGTTTGGAGAGATTTATTTAGCCACAGCAATTCTCAAACTCCGTCTACTAAATTGTAGAGGGGTTGTGATTCTTATACGTGGAAGGAGTATCTGCATTGTTGAAATCATAGCTCTTTGAAAAATAGGACAGAAAATCTGGTATTTTATATCACAAAATCAATTGCCtaagaaaagaaagcaggagaCATCACATGACAGCAATTCAAAAGACTCCCAATTCAATGTGAGCCAACAATATGATTTGCTATTGAACAAGCTAATATGATTATAGGTTCTCTTGAAAGTGATATAGTGTTCCAGAtccaaggaggagggaggggtgtCAGATATTCCATTGGCCTGAACGCTATTAAAGAATTATTTACAGCTTTGGACATCAAATTTTATGAAGCATATtattaaaaatacttaaattacATCGATAAACTAGAGTATGTCTAGACAAAAGTAACAATTGAGGGGATTTGGGTTTTTTAACTTGAAGAGGATTGGGAAGCATGATATTTAAAAGATTGTGACATGGGAATTTCATCAATTAACatattctttatctctaaaaGTTAGAATTAGGACTAATTAGAGACAAGTTTTCccctaataaaataaaagaactttATAACAGAACTGTCCAACAATGGGCAGCACCCAGAAGTGATGAACTTGCCATGACTGGAAAAGTTTAAACAAAAACCGAATGACCATTTATCAAGCAATGATTTATAGAGAAAATTGCTGCATTGAATAGGAGGAATGACATCCAAGGTCCCAGCAACCTTTATGACTCTATGATGCTAACAAAACTCCATGTGAGTTAAGTGAACCTAGAATAAATATGTCTTTCACAAGTATGGAAACCAAGGCCAGGTGAGgggagtgacttgtctaaggtcacactggAAAGAATTCTGATAATACCTTCCATTTGCACTGTATGTATCTTGCATGTCAAGttatttatgtgttgtctccctatTCAAATGCCTATAAGCTCCGTGAGGGTAGGAACCATGTTTATGCCTGTCTTTGTACACCCAGCGCTAAAGGGCCAGCATAAGGACAGcgaaagaaatgcttgttgagttgctGTCCCTAGATTAAGGGTAAGAGGATGCAGGTTCAGATTCTGGATCTATCACTGACCTGTGTGATTTTAGGACTTagctttctggacctcagtttatttctctgtaaaataagggatccTGAATAAGACGACCTCAGAGGCTCCTTTTCCAGGGCAAATCCTATGATCACTGCACCTGTGATCTATGGGAAACGTTAAGCCCGACATTTGAGCCCCACGGGAGGGCGATGGATTCTCCCACAGGCCCCTGGGATCCCTGTCAGGCACCTACCAGCCGAGATGGTGGCTGCTGGTGCAGCTGCTCCATCGTCTCCTCATGTTGCCGCTGACGCTCGTTCTCCTCGTGCAAGTACTTCAGCCTGGTCAGTTCAAACTCCATTCGCACCTTCTCCAGCTCCAACTCGGCGATGCGCTGGGACGCTGCCTCCCGGAGCTCTGTGGAAGGCTCAGGCTCGTCGCCAGAGGGCCCCTTGCCTGGAGGGGGCTTCGAGGAGAGAGACTCCATGGCCTGGACCTTCGTCTGCTTCATTTCCTCTTGAGGGCTGCTCTCCGCATTGGCCCCACTCTCCTCTAGGAAGTCATAGGAGGAGTCTTGGGTCACATATGGCACGTCCTGCAAGAGCAGAGAGAAAGCgagagcaagggagagagagagggagggagagaaggaagaagggaaggagagagagagagagagagagagagagagagagagagagagagagagagagagagagagagagagagagatgaagtggGCACAGTTTTAAAGAAACACCCTAGGGCCTCCTTCACACCTAACCTCTCCCTCCATAACTTCACACCCATCTCTCTGGAAGGAAAAATCTCTAATCAACTCACTGACACCAAAAGTGTTGTCCTCAGGGagatttgtgatttttaaaaagtgggcaGGCTAAGGAGCAAAGTTCCCAGTGTTGGATTTTCAGACCTGGAAACAGACCaatgtgggggtgggagtgggatggGGGGGCAATGATGACTGGGAGGTTGGGTTTTCTTCATGTCCCTTAAACTATAAGCACTGGAGCAGGGGAGTAAGGAGTAGTCCCTCCCATCTCTGTCACTACATGACCTTAGAGAAGTCACTCTTACTtctctgatttcctcatctataaaatgagagagatggcctaaaatgatctctaaggcctctttccagctctaaaattctgcaaTTCTATGACCTCTATTAACATGAGGTCAGCCCTACACTGTGTGCCATGGGGGgtacagaagatggaagagaCATGACCCCTCCATGAGGGATCTTCTGATGTGAGGAGGCAGGTACAAGGTCCTCACCCTCCTAGTTAGGAGGAGACCAACCTATGGTCCCCACCCTTCTTTTATGAGGGGACAGCCATGGTCCCACCCACCTGTTGTGAGGAGGGAAGACCTATGACCCCCACCCTGCCATTGTGAGGTGACACACATGAGTCCCTCCCATCTTTTCAGCAGGTACTTTCACTCCACTGATGGGAAAGAACaccctggatttggaggcaaaggCTTCTTTTCAAATCCTGGCCATTATGACTACCTGCATGGTCCCTCTTTGAgcctctggttttgtttttgttctttttattttaatttgtaaagtgagggggctGTTCTAAATCAGGAGTTCTTTACCTTTCTGGTGCCATGGACCCTTTTGGTAATCCAGTGAAGCCTTTGCACCCCTTTTCAGGATTAGAAAGAAAacctattatattgaaatagtcacaatgcacatgtatacatgtatgaacACACAATAAACAcaatgcatgtatgtacatacacatacacacatgtatgtgtatatatacatatatgcacaccatgactttccccatcacagtttcaacatattgcaggttggcataagaaattaaatggaaatttttggaGAGTTTTGTGAAAGCAGCAGACAACTCACAAAGGCcgacagatgacacagaaaaagtttagaaactcagaaatgtataaatatgtgtatagtatcatataatatcaatatattttaccTTTTAATACAATATTTCAGGGTTCTTCTCCAGTGtgaaaggagggccaaaaaattttacatgaattttctAGAGGGTGGGGATGCTGAGCCACTCACTCCCATGATGTGAAAGGAATAactgtacacatatacatacacatatacacacatatacctacatgatatacatgtatacacagataatacatatacatgtatgtttgcatgtatatatgtgcatatgcatacatatctgTGTTTATAAaatcaagttcatggacctcagaTTAATCACCCCTTTTCTAGTTGATCTTTCAAGTCCTTTTGAGTTCTGAATCCAATTGGTCACCTGGTAGGAGTAGTGAGCAGAAGGGGTGAAAGGGAGGTGAAACCCATGGAGGGGGAAAATGACCATGGAAAAGTGGGGCAGTAGGTATTGTGGAACAACTTTGCTGGTTTCACTacgttttcttttgtttttgagagCTGACCCTGAGCCCAGGAGACTGTGAAAAATGCCAGACTCCcaataagtcagtcaacaagcatttatttgttgggtgcctactgtgtgctagtcactgctgagcactggagatatgaaaataaggcaaagaaaaaacaacccctgctctcaaggagctcatagtctaaagggggagaccacatgcaaataCCTTCATACAAATAGGATACGTACAGTGGTATGGTGGAGGTAATCTCAGGGGGAAGGAACTAAAATTGAGGCCTGGGAGAAAGCCTCTTGTTGAAGATGGAGCTTTAGCTGAGACTGGAATAATCCAGGGGAGCTGAGGAGCCAGAGATAAGACTccaagggaaatgatgagatcaccaaggcaAATTgtgtagagagaggagagatcagGGATGGAGTCTCTGGGGACCCTCATGGTTAATGGGTATGAAgtgaatgaagatccagcagaGACTGAGGATAGGTCAGATAGgcaggaagaaaaccaggagagagcagtgtcaccaAAATCTAGAAAGGTGACAAAGCTGCAAAGAGATCAGTAAGGTATGTTGTTCCACTGGTATTTTCAGCCAattctgactcctcatgaccccatttgatgttCTCTTGATAagaatactggagcagtttgccctttccttctctagatcattttgcacacgaggaaactgaagtaaacagagtcaagtgacttgcccaaggtcacacagctagtaagtgtctgaggctggatttgaactcaagaagatgaatcttcctgactccaggcagagCACTCTATCCcgtgcaccacctagttgcccaataaGGTAGATATAATGAGGTATATAGAGAGTAGCAAGGGATATTTGAGTGACAAATTTTCCTTCTGCGTGAAGAGTATGCCATCTTATCCAGCATCTTTGGTGTCTTTCAGGAGATCAAATATATTTGGATAATCCCAGTCCCCTGATTGCCACTATTTAATGATACCCCATGAGAATAACTAGGGGAGGGGTAGTCAAGTTCCAGGGGTCTTACTCTTACCGTGGAAACCCCTTGTTCTTCCAAGACTGGAGAGTCGATAGCACACAATGGCTCAGCCAGGCAACCCTCGCTCTCATCATATCTAGGCTTCAGAATCTCTCTGACCTCTGCAGTCATCTGAACAACCAAAATGGATCTGATTTAAGCCAAAGAAGCACTTCCAGAGCACTGGCTTGGCTTCACCAGATTCTATCCTCAGTCACCATCACAATCCCCTGCCCTCATAATATCCTACATTCCACTGGTTGCTAGGGGCCTGGACTACAGATTTCTTTACTCAGAAACAGAGAAGGTAGTTGCTGACTTGGTCTAGTGTGTGTCACTAGAAAGGCTTCCTAGCTCcaaagtctctctctttctcccattgaCTTGCCAGAGAACTTAGAATTCTACTGTTAGAACTCCATTCTTTTGGGTTAAGTATTGCCTTTCCcaaattcctttttgaaaatACAAATCCTCCCAGACAGTGTATACATTCAGCTCCTGTCTGGCTCAGTATGGATGAATTTGTCAATCTGCCCTTAGAAAGGGAACATAAAGGTTATATGTATGGTGATACTGGTTAGGAGAAGGGGGACATTAAGATAAATGTGCCAGTTTTAACGATTTTTGCCAAGTACCACCTCCTGTCCCAATGAACTGTCCAAATCTCATTGTCCTTGAAGGCCCACAccaaatccttcatttctttATGAAACTTTCTATAATTATTCTACCCCTCTTGCATATCCCTCCAAATACTAAGAGTCTGGGCTATCCAACTTGTCCCTTATTATTCTGGATAATGCCATCTAGTTGGTTCATGTCTGGGTAGCCAAAGGCTCCAAGTTCATTTGCATAAGACcatcctcattggtggagattgatTACTCAATGCTGCAACCTGAGGGGGAAGCTGGTAAGAGTTGAGAGCTTAGGAAAAGAGGGAGcctgatttttttggttttgaggGAGAAGGTCTTTTTCTTGGAGAGACtcctgaagggagagaaaggaagaggatatGATGCAGACAGGCCTTTTCCCagagtctttctttcctttcagggAATTTTCCCTGAAGTGAATCTGGGACAATGGGACCTCTCTCTCAAATCTGGAAGTCAAAAAAACTAGAagaatctctcttctctccaactcTTCTCAACTTCACCTGCCATTAGGCATAAAGAACTGAGTAATCAATCACCACCAAGGAGAAGAATCATATGCAAATAGGATTATATTTGTTAACCCTCTAATCCTTGAGGATGTtgctttatttctgtctctttcttagtATCTAGCCTAGAGCTGAGCGTACCTGCTGACTAAGTGAGAGACAGAAAAGTCTGGCATTTCATTGTGTAATGAAAGGGAGCATTGGACTAGGAGTTAGGAGACatctttgagagtgaaggagaAATAGCAGCAGCCACGGTCACCTCCAAATCATGATCAGGTAGGTAGTGGCGGAGAACTTTAGAGGAGGTCTCTACCCATAACACATCTATCAAAGCGGGTTGTGGCTTCATTCTGCTAATGACCTTTTCATTGTAGAATAATGGAGACCAAATGAATCGAACATCtaagatttagacttggaagagacctttgtgttgtcattcagtcatatctgattcttcatgaccacaGCATGCCAATAGTTtccatgggtttttcttggcaaagatactggagtattttgccatttccttctctgatgatTTAGGGGCAATCAGAGGTTAAaagaattgcccagagtcacacagctagtaagtgattgaggatgaatttgagctcaggtctttctgactccagggccactgctctccactgagtcatctagctgcctcctggaagagaccctagagaATATCTAAACCATCCCCTTCAAATGAACAAACATTTTATTAGATACTTTATCATTCAttgtggctttttaaaaaattcttttaaaacataTCCTGTTCTTGGGataggtatttttttcttctctagggaGGAATTGAGTAGCCTAAGAGACTAGCATGTAGTATCTTGTGTTGGCTAAGGGCACCCCCTTGTGGTCATGTCTCATCTCTTCAATGTCTGTGTTGGCTAGAGGGCAGAGGAGGAAGAGTAAGGATCAGAAGGTATTTGGGATGGGTGAAGATGGCCACCACTCCCTACCCCAGCACcttgtggagagggaagaaacatCAATGGAATGGTGTCCCTCTGTTAGGTGGAGAACTATCCCTGGACACACAGGAGGCAGTTTCTACTTCTAGAACAGAGTCTATTCTTAGAGTTCCGTGCCCCAGGTAAAGGACTGAGGTCAGGATTCATATCTGAGCCCTCTGGGCAACAAAATGGACCCTGGGTCAGATTGGCAGGTCTTGGGAAGAGAGCCAAGTCTAGAGTTCAGACATGTAGGTAGCCAAAATCAAGCAGGAACAGCAATAGGTTAGTTAGGATCTAGATTATACCAGATTATAAGATCTGAGGCTCAGCCGTTAAGCCTTGGAAGCCTGGGACACAAGATAAGACCCTGAGCTTGGAGAAATATCAAGTTATCAGTTAGGGAACCACAGTTGAGACTCAGGCATGGAGGGACTGTGGGTGGGAATGAACCAAGGACACAGACCTAGGCAAtcagatggtatagtggataaacaGTGTGCTGGGCCTccagtcaggaacacctgagttcagatccagtctcactGGTTGGTTGATTGCTGCCcttcatgatcaaagaaaaccaaaatgacatcacttgttggggtcaaagtacagtgtgtctACCTGTGGCTAATCAAACCAGTATAAGCTCAGAAGGTGCTACAAAGactccatatgaatatttggaatggagatatctctaaaattgtgtatctcacatttcttttgagctattgcaaATCTGCTTTGCTCATTTGTAGCATGATGACTTCTTTTGTGGGCACACTATGTtgggcggtcctgtgccagtgtctctcatgtctcacaatcaattccaaagttcttcagagagacctttaAAGTGTCTTAGTATCGCTTTTTCTAACCATGTGAACATTTGCCTGCTGTgatctccataaaacagtcttttaggcaaatgtacattttgtatttaaacAACATGGCTAGTCCTTCAGAATTGCACTCTcttcagtagagtttgaatgcttggcagtttaatttgagaaaggacctcagggtctggtaccttgtcctgccaggtgatcttcaggatCTTCCTAATATAATTCAAATGGAAAGCATTCAGTTctctggcatggcgctggtagactgtccgtgtttcacaggcatacaactgGGAGGTCAGCACAATGGGTCTGTAGATCATCAGCTTGGTAGGCAGcccaatacctcttctctcccacagtttgctttggagtctcccaaacactgaactagttcTGGCAAttcatgcatcaacctcatcatctatgtgtacaacTTTGAACAGTAAAtctttatccacagcattcaaaatatctccatttgctataaccaatggCTTCTCATGGATGATGGAGAACCtgagttttcttggtgttgtcaagccatgagcagctaggtggcacaggggagccaggaaaattcatcttgatagaatttaaatctggcctcagatactcaatgacctcaggcaagtcacttagccctgtttgcctcagtttcctcgtctgtaagatgagctggagaaggaaatggtaaaccactccagtatctttgccaagaaaacaccaaatgcaGTCAAGAAGAATAGGACATggctgaaaagtgactgaacaataacaattgtcaggccaaaatgaacacaagcagcagagaatccaTCCATGCTAGGTTGCGTCTCAGTCTCAAAGGCTGCATTAAGAGCTCAGTCTGGGAACAAAAAGTtgtgcaccaactctccctccattttAGCCTTGACTTGTAGgcttttcaaattaaaaatttcaaattcaaattaaaacctTTTATCTCTCTTGAAGGAGTCCAacaacatcactgaaaacatcctgctaaaaagcacgggagcaagcacacagctctgcctcatttcacTGATGACTGGGAAAGTGAGAGTATTGTCCATCCTCCAACACCCATGCAGACATGCCTTTCATGAAGCTGGCTTGCCATACTGAGAACTTCTGTGGGCAACCACATTTTGCTATGATCTTTCCCAAACCCTTAttactgacagtatcaaaggtcttggtcagattgATGAATGCTGGGCATAAACCTCTGTTCTGCGCCTGTcctttctcctggaattgtcaggcagcaaacacatatcaactgttccttgaccctttctgaaaccacattgGCTCTTgagtagatgaccatcttccaggtgaaggatcagactaTTAAGGAGGTCTCTGGCAAGAATCCTGCCCACAGtgacacgcgcacacacacacacagaaagacagagagggggagtgagagagggagagagagagagagtctgacCCTCTCCTCCACCTTGTCACAGAACAACTTATTTCCCattcctttacagagatggacaatggaggcatccttgatgGGATATAACCTCCTCTAGCTGTATAACCCAGAAGatttcagcttttgtatgagcagtggacccTTTCCTGGAATAGAgtcagcaccaggtactttgtcacatgagaggagcctaatggcattcaaaacttcttcagttggaagtttggctAACCTCATATACACACTCTttatatgacccttggcaagtcacttaaattctgtttacctcagtttccccatctgtaaaatgaggatcattatagcacctatctcccagggttgttatgaggatcaatgagtgtctggcacatagtaagtgctatgaatgttgctattattattagctgtgAAATGGGGATTTGGTGACATGGGTAAGACATGAGTTGAGCCACATCACTGGACCCACATCAGAGTGGAAAGAGCAGCTACCCTGAATGAATGCAGAGCCAGTGAGGGTCCCTAAAACTCCCCCTGGCTACTACCAGGGTTGGTCAGATAGTCTGAAGAAGGACTGAAACTATACGTGAGGGCTGAATGAAGGTAGCTTTTGATGGATAGAGGAGCAAAGGGGCAAGgagccaatcagttgccaagttttgcTTCAAGATTTTCAAAGAGCTTTTTTGCATATGTTAACttttctgattctcacaacaacactgtgaggcaggtgctattataatctcattttacagtagaggaaattcAGATAGAGTTTAAGCCCAGAGGTTAAgccttgcctagagtcacaaggctagtaagtgtctgaggcaggatttgatctcaggtctttctgattccaagtccttcattctATATACACTGTGCATCTTAGCTATGTATATGTTTAGCtgttgtatgtacatatgtgtgtgtgtgtgtgtgcgtgaaaTCTGTGAATTTTTTTGATGTTGGGAAGTTCTCATAACCAGAAAGGTTTAGGAACCATTggagtagtagaaagaacactggctttagAGCCAGGATGCTCAgatcctagctctgacacttgactaactacctgtgtgatcttgatcaAGTCTCTCCACTTTTCTGAAACATGGTTTGCTTCTCTGTacaaggagttggactagatcatccCTATGGTCCTTTTTGGCTCTATATGTTGAGATTTTTCTTCATTAATGGGGAGAGGTTGTAATGAACCATCCATAGGGCTCTGCTTTGTTCACTCATCTTGTTCTTCGTTTGCTTCTGTGACCATCAGGGACGTTTGTGATTGCCAAAAACTCACCCTTTGTGGTCGAGAGATGCCTGACTGAGGTCATCAGTGTAGTCTCTGGCTGGGGAAGTCATGTCAGTTGCAGCTAgcctttttcagatgagaaaaccttCACATTGGTGAAGTGATTGGCTCGAGATCAAAATGCTGTGACCACCGAGCAAATTAATCCAGATCTACTGCACAGAGAGTCAAATAGCCTTACGATTCTAAACCGaatcttgaaaagaaaaatggccTCCCACATGGACCTGTGCCCTAGCATCAGTGTTACTGATGGCCATGAACTTGAAATGACTATATATTATTAACGAAAGCATTTTCCAACTTAGT from Notamacropus eugenii isolate mMacEug1 chromosome 1, mMacEug1.pri_v2, whole genome shotgun sequence includes these protein-coding regions:
- the TMEM247 gene encoding transmembrane protein 247 isoform X1, coding for MTAEVREILKPRYDESEGCLAEPLCAIDSPVLEEQGVSTDVPYVTQDSSYDFLEESGANAESSPQEEMKQTKVQAMESLSSKPPPGKGPSGDEPEPSTELREAASQRIAELELEKVRMEFELTRLKYLHEENERQRQHEETMEQLHQQPPSRLFPGGFQDLLLPQNQFAMFLYCFIFIHVIYITKEMIFFLFTKHYLFCIAAILLCLIKTLWSYVPVPPCSTHLMVHHGNLTFK
- the TMEM247 gene encoding transmembrane protein 247 isoform X2 produces the protein MSLPSSVPPMAHSDVPYVTQDSSYDFLEESGANAESSPQEEMKQTKVQAMESLSSKPPPGKGPSGDEPEPSTELREAASQRIAELELEKVRMEFELTRLKYLHEENERQRQHEETMEQLHQQPPSRLFPGGFQDLLLPQNQFAMFLYCFIFIHVIYITKEMIFFLFTKHYLFCIAAILLCLIKTLWSYVPVPPCSTHLMVHHGNLTFK